From a region of the Primulina eburnea isolate SZY01 chromosome 7, ASM2296580v1, whole genome shotgun sequence genome:
- the LOC140836322 gene encoding uncharacterized protein gives MSGLLAWAADVVGGGVGRRSDEDNNPDSIPLIFTPEQQRYVQELDAKEAYLNGSIQDLRMRLPPPDISQRLPHLHAHSLASNSALALQLNAHSTTKQQVQLRELRLLEENKEYENAISNCEIKIQEKLQEADALRSKLKEMQLFEENLRAELQRAQTNVDATSSEESKEMLSESKSKVEAQEDTEARKTALTEKLEDKRKELASLEDAVQILEKKWQQVQDNALKQPTPGQREKALDKQLHSLIEQLAAKQAQAEGLVQEVHLRTMELEKVNRLSRQIESSSTDVNIARNRVGRSGSDKGPMSSDYNVDTYHRLPVHTAGRSESLQRLMLLRSAFVLYILVLHILVFIKISF, from the exons ATGTCGGGACTACTAGCCTGGGCGGCGGACGTGGTGGGAGGCGGCGTCGGCCGGCGGAGCGACGAAGACAACAACCCTGATTCCATCCCACTCATCTTTACTCCTGAACAACAGAGGTACGTTCAGGAATTGGACGCGAAAGAAGCTTATCTGAACGGCTCGATCCAAGATCTGCGGATGAGACTGCCTCCTCCGGACATTTCACAGCGCCTTCCCCACCTCCACGCACATTCCCTTGCCTCCAACTCCGCCCTTGCCCTCCAGCTTAACGCCCACTCCACCACGAAACAACAG GTACAACTGAGAGAACTCAGGTTACTGGAAGAAAACAAGGAGTATGAAAATGCCATATCAAATTGTGAAATTAAAATACAGGAAAAGCTGCAGGAAGCAGATGCACTTCGAAGTAAGTTGAAG GAAATGCAATTGTTTGAGGAGAACTTGAGAGCTGAGTTGCAGAGAGCGCAAACTAATGTGGATGCTACCAGTTCAGAAGAATCAAAAGAAATGCTCAGTGAATCTAAATCAAAAGTTGAAGCCCAAGAAGATACAGAAGCTCGGAAAACTGCATTAACAGAAAAATTGGAAGACAAGAGAAAGGAACTG GCTTCACTGGAAGATGCAGTTCAAATCTTGGAGAAAAAGTGGCAGCAGGTCCAGGATAATGCATTGAAACAACCAACTCCAG GTCAGCGAGAAAAGGCATTGGATAAACAGCTTCACAGCCTAATCGAACAACTTGCTGCAAAACAG GCTCAAGCAGAAGGCCTCGTCCAGGAAGTTCATCTCAGAACAATGGAACTGGAAAAGGTAAACAGGCTATCGAGGCAAATAGAGAGCAGCAGTACAGATGTAAATATAGCTAGAAATAGGGTTGGACGAAGTGGGTCTGACAAGGGGCCGATGTCTTCAGACTACAACGTTGACACTTATCACAGGCTTCCTGTCCATACAGCAGGTCGAAGCGAGAGTTTACAGAGGTTGATGCTTCTCAGGTCTGCTTTTGTGCTTTACATCCTAGTTTTACATATATTGGTATTCATCAAGATTTCATTCTAG
- the LOC140836323 gene encoding uncharacterized protein isoform X3, with amino-acid sequence MVGGGEDPQKLKRIAAAAYDYDNDPRWADYWSNVLIPPQMASQDDVVNHFKRKFYQRYIDPNLNVESMAASITSQPERTAASQNSSSSIPNSSTRRQSSGASNRTAETSTTPPRNSASLRWDRQTIQFSVNAWVFVVAVLAMSPIIPKNLSNRAYRLSFLGIACSSVSSLYSLYGKPRAWNLQALQVWFQSVVATKDFIYTVYCLIFASSHLRLKFALIPILCRALEHVAKFLRHNFARSSLYRKYMEEACVWVVSNTTTLSILSSRAEIVAAQYYTSFYVLAALEAYVPCSCYCCLPSKCMG; translated from the exons ATGGTAGGAGGAGGAGAGGATCCACAGAAGCTGAAGCGGATTGCGGCCGCAGCGTACGATTACGATAACGACCCTCGTTGGGCAGATTACTGGTCAAATGTCCTTATTCCGCCTCAAATGGCCTCCCAAGATGATGTCGTTAACCACTTCAAACGCAAGTTCTATCAGCGCTACATC GATCCTAATCTAAATGTTGAGTCAATGGCTGCTAGTATCACATCACAGCCAGAGAGAACAGCAGCATCACAAAATTCTTCGTCATCTATTCCCAACAGTAGTACACGCCGTCAGAGTTCAG GGGCTTCTAATAGAACTGCAGAGACCTCAACTACTCCACCCCGTAATTCTGCATCATTGCGCTGGGATCGACAGACTATTCAATTTTCGGTTAATGCTtgg GTTTTTGTTGTGGCAGTTCTTGCTATGTCTCCCATCATACCAAAAAATCTATCAAATCGAGCTTATCGTCTTTCTTTTCTAGGGAttgcatgttcttctgtgtcctCTTTATATTCCCTTTATGGG AAACCTAGAGCATGGAACTTGCAGGCTCTTCAAGTATGGTTTCAGTCGGTGGTTGCTACCAAGGATTTTATTTACACTGTTTACTGTCTCATTTTTGCATCTTCACATCTGCGCCTCAAAT TTGCCTTGATTCCCATTTTATGCCGGGCCCTTGAGCATGTTGCTAAGTTCTTGAGGCATAACTTTGCTAGATCATCTTTGTACCG GAAATACATGGAAGAGGCTTGTGTTTGGGTCGTGTCAAACACAACCACCCTTAGCATTTTGTCCTCCCGAGCTGAAATT GTGGCAGCGCAGTATTATACAAGCTTTTATGTACTGGCAG CTCTTGAAGCTTATGTACCATGCTCCTGCTACTGCTGTTTACCATCAAAGTGCATGGGCTGA
- the LOC140836323 gene encoding uncharacterized protein isoform X1 encodes MVGGGEDPQKLKRIAAAAYDYDNDPRWADYWSNVLIPPQMASQDDVVNHFKRKFYQRYIDPNLNVESMAASITSQPERTAASQNSSSSIPNSSTRRQSSGASNRTAETSTTPPRNSASLRWDRQTIQFSVNAWVFVVAVLAMSPIIPKNLSNRAYRLSFLGIACSSVSSLYSLYGKPRAWNLQALQVWFQSVVATKDFIYTVYCLIFASSHLRLKFALIPILCRALEHVAKFLRHNFARSSLYRKYMEEACVWVVSNTTTLSILSSRAEIVLGFLLIIALFSWQRSIIQAFMYWQLLKLMYHAPATAVYHQSAWADIWRAINPLILLYVPFLSTPISTLQRWWFM; translated from the exons ATGGTAGGAGGAGGAGAGGATCCACAGAAGCTGAAGCGGATTGCGGCCGCAGCGTACGATTACGATAACGACCCTCGTTGGGCAGATTACTGGTCAAATGTCCTTATTCCGCCTCAAATGGCCTCCCAAGATGATGTCGTTAACCACTTCAAACGCAAGTTCTATCAGCGCTACATC GATCCTAATCTAAATGTTGAGTCAATGGCTGCTAGTATCACATCACAGCCAGAGAGAACAGCAGCATCACAAAATTCTTCGTCATCTATTCCCAACAGTAGTACACGCCGTCAGAGTTCAG GGGCTTCTAATAGAACTGCAGAGACCTCAACTACTCCACCCCGTAATTCTGCATCATTGCGCTGGGATCGACAGACTATTCAATTTTCGGTTAATGCTtgg GTTTTTGTTGTGGCAGTTCTTGCTATGTCTCCCATCATACCAAAAAATCTATCAAATCGAGCTTATCGTCTTTCTTTTCTAGGGAttgcatgttcttctgtgtcctCTTTATATTCCCTTTATGGG AAACCTAGAGCATGGAACTTGCAGGCTCTTCAAGTATGGTTTCAGTCGGTGGTTGCTACCAAGGATTTTATTTACACTGTTTACTGTCTCATTTTTGCATCTTCACATCTGCGCCTCAAAT TTGCCTTGATTCCCATTTTATGCCGGGCCCTTGAGCATGTTGCTAAGTTCTTGAGGCATAACTTTGCTAGATCATCTTTGTACCG GAAATACATGGAAGAGGCTTGTGTTTGGGTCGTGTCAAACACAACCACCCTTAGCATTTTGTCCTCCCGAGCTGAAATTGTACTTGGTTTTCTCCTGATCATAGCACTTTTTTC GTGGCAGCGCAGTATTATACAAGCTTTTATGTACTGGCAG CTCTTGAAGCTTATGTACCATGCTCCTGCTACTGCTGTTTACCATCAAAGTGCATGGGCTGATATCTGGCGGGCCATAAATCCGTTAATCCTGCTTTATGTTCCATTCTTGAGCACTCCAATTTCTACCCTTCAGAGATGGTGGTTTATGTGA
- the LOC140836323 gene encoding uncharacterized protein isoform X4 yields the protein MAASITSQPERTAASQNSSSSIPNSSTRRQSSGASNRTAETSTTPPRNSASLRWDRQTIQFSVNAWVFVVAVLAMSPIIPKNLSNRAYRLSFLGIACSSVSSLYSLYGKPRAWNLQALQVWFQSVVATKDFIYTVYCLIFASSHLRLKFALIPILCRALEHVAKFLRHNFARSSLYRKYMEEACVWVVSNTTTLSILSSRAEIVLGFLLIIALFSWQRSIIQAFMYWQLLKLMYHAPATAVYHQSAWADIWRAINPLILLYVPFLSTPISTLQRWWFM from the exons ATGGCTGCTAGTATCACATCACAGCCAGAGAGAACAGCAGCATCACAAAATTCTTCGTCATCTATTCCCAACAGTAGTACACGCCGTCAGAGTTCAG GGGCTTCTAATAGAACTGCAGAGACCTCAACTACTCCACCCCGTAATTCTGCATCATTGCGCTGGGATCGACAGACTATTCAATTTTCGGTTAATGCTtgg GTTTTTGTTGTGGCAGTTCTTGCTATGTCTCCCATCATACCAAAAAATCTATCAAATCGAGCTTATCGTCTTTCTTTTCTAGGGAttgcatgttcttctgtgtcctCTTTATATTCCCTTTATGGG AAACCTAGAGCATGGAACTTGCAGGCTCTTCAAGTATGGTTTCAGTCGGTGGTTGCTACCAAGGATTTTATTTACACTGTTTACTGTCTCATTTTTGCATCTTCACATCTGCGCCTCAAAT TTGCCTTGATTCCCATTTTATGCCGGGCCCTTGAGCATGTTGCTAAGTTCTTGAGGCATAACTTTGCTAGATCATCTTTGTACCG GAAATACATGGAAGAGGCTTGTGTTTGGGTCGTGTCAAACACAACCACCCTTAGCATTTTGTCCTCCCGAGCTGAAATTGTACTTGGTTTTCTCCTGATCATAGCACTTTTTTC GTGGCAGCGCAGTATTATACAAGCTTTTATGTACTGGCAG CTCTTGAAGCTTATGTACCATGCTCCTGCTACTGCTGTTTACCATCAAAGTGCATGGGCTGATATCTGGCGGGCCATAAATCCGTTAATCCTGCTTTATGTTCCATTCTTGAGCACTCCAATTTCTACCCTTCAGAGATGGTGGTTTATGTGA
- the LOC140836323 gene encoding uncharacterized protein isoform X2 → MVGGGEDPQKLKRIAAAAYDYDNDPRWADYWSNVLIPPQMASQDDVVNHFKRKFYQRYIDPNLNVESMAASITSQPERTAASQNSSSSIPNSSTRRQSSGASNRTAETSTTPPRNSASLRWDRQTIQFSVNAWVFVVAVLAMSPIIPKNLSNRAYRLSFLGIACSSVSSLYSLYGKPRAWNLQALQVWFQSVVATKDFIYTVYCLIFASSHLRLKFALIPILCRALEHVAKFLRHNFARSSLYRWQRSIIQAFMYWQLLKLMYHAPATAVYHQSAWADIWRAINPLILLYVPFLSTPISTLQRWWFM, encoded by the exons ATGGTAGGAGGAGGAGAGGATCCACAGAAGCTGAAGCGGATTGCGGCCGCAGCGTACGATTACGATAACGACCCTCGTTGGGCAGATTACTGGTCAAATGTCCTTATTCCGCCTCAAATGGCCTCCCAAGATGATGTCGTTAACCACTTCAAACGCAAGTTCTATCAGCGCTACATC GATCCTAATCTAAATGTTGAGTCAATGGCTGCTAGTATCACATCACAGCCAGAGAGAACAGCAGCATCACAAAATTCTTCGTCATCTATTCCCAACAGTAGTACACGCCGTCAGAGTTCAG GGGCTTCTAATAGAACTGCAGAGACCTCAACTACTCCACCCCGTAATTCTGCATCATTGCGCTGGGATCGACAGACTATTCAATTTTCGGTTAATGCTtgg GTTTTTGTTGTGGCAGTTCTTGCTATGTCTCCCATCATACCAAAAAATCTATCAAATCGAGCTTATCGTCTTTCTTTTCTAGGGAttgcatgttcttctgtgtcctCTTTATATTCCCTTTATGGG AAACCTAGAGCATGGAACTTGCAGGCTCTTCAAGTATGGTTTCAGTCGGTGGTTGCTACCAAGGATTTTATTTACACTGTTTACTGTCTCATTTTTGCATCTTCACATCTGCGCCTCAAAT TTGCCTTGATTCCCATTTTATGCCGGGCCCTTGAGCATGTTGCTAAGTTCTTGAGGCATAACTTTGCTAGATCATCTTTGTACCG GTGGCAGCGCAGTATTATACAAGCTTTTATGTACTGGCAG CTCTTGAAGCTTATGTACCATGCTCCTGCTACTGCTGTTTACCATCAAAGTGCATGGGCTGATATCTGGCGGGCCATAAATCCGTTAATCCTGCTTTATGTTCCATTCTTGAGCACTCCAATTTCTACCCTTCAGAGATGGTGGTTTATGTGA